One window of Sinorhizobium fredii NGR234 genomic DNA carries:
- the paaZ gene encoding phenylacetic acid degradation bifunctional protein PaaZ produces MNAMADRPRRLESYVGGVWTRGAKEGVALLDAATGAPVALVDSTGIDFAAARAYGRDKAGPALRRMSFHERAAMLKALAQALMERKDEFYALSTATGATRTDSWIDIEGGIGTLFSYASKGRRELPNTRVLVDGDVETLSSDGTFSARHILTPLEGVAIHINAFNFPCWGMLEKLAPTLLAGMPAIVKPASQTAYLTELMVRRIVETGLLPEGAVQLVCGSIGDLLDHVDSQDVVTLTGSAVTGRKLKTHPAIVENSVRFTMEADSLNAAVLGHDAGPGTEEFELFVKEVAREMTAKAGQKCTAIRRVIAPRAHCDALIAALGERLGKVALGNPADESVKMGPLASLGQREEVRARLRDLAADAEIVVGDPSSALVVSGDPEAGAFLNPVLLYCDRPAAAGAVHDVEAFGPVSTVMPYDTADEAIELVKRGKGSLVTSVFTNDARIAEELVLGIAPFHGRVMIGNRRSAKSSTGHGSPLPGLVHGGPGRAGGGEELGGMRGVKHYMQRTAVQGAPSLLSAVTGRWVEGAEARVDGEHPFRKSLAELRIGDQLVTATRTVTLEDIEHFASFTGDTFYAHMDEEAARANPFFDGRVAHGYLIVSFAAGLFVDPAPGPVLANYGVDNLRLLTPVYPGDTLQVRLTCKEINPRINAEHGEVRWDCRVTNQTGATVAGYDVLTMVAKTRG; encoded by the coding sequence ATGAACGCAATGGCAGACCGCCCGCGCCGGCTCGAAAGCTATGTCGGCGGCGTCTGGACGAGGGGTGCGAAGGAAGGCGTGGCCTTGCTCGATGCCGCGACCGGCGCCCCGGTGGCGCTGGTCGATTCCACCGGTATCGACTTTGCCGCCGCACGCGCCTATGGCCGCGATAAGGCCGGCCCGGCGCTCCGTCGCATGTCGTTCCATGAGCGGGCGGCGATGCTGAAGGCGCTCGCCCAGGCGCTGATGGAGCGCAAGGACGAGTTCTATGCGCTCTCCACGGCCACCGGCGCCACCCGCACGGATAGCTGGATCGACATTGAAGGCGGCATCGGCACGCTGTTCTCCTATGCCTCGAAGGGCAGGCGCGAACTGCCGAATACCCGCGTGCTCGTCGACGGCGACGTCGAGACCCTGTCGAGCGACGGGACGTTTTCGGCCCGGCACATCCTGACGCCGCTCGAAGGCGTGGCGATCCACATCAACGCCTTCAACTTCCCCTGCTGGGGCATGCTCGAGAAACTCGCCCCGACGCTCTTGGCCGGCATGCCGGCGATCGTGAAGCCGGCGAGCCAGACCGCCTACCTCACCGAGCTTATGGTGCGGCGGATAGTGGAGACGGGCCTTTTGCCGGAAGGTGCCGTGCAGCTTGTCTGCGGCTCGATCGGCGATCTCCTCGATCATGTCGACAGTCAGGACGTCGTCACTCTCACGGGCTCGGCCGTGACCGGGCGCAAACTGAAGACGCATCCGGCGATCGTCGAGAATTCCGTGCGCTTCACCATGGAGGCCGACAGCCTCAACGCGGCCGTTCTCGGTCACGACGCGGGTCCCGGAACGGAGGAGTTCGAACTCTTCGTCAAGGAGGTCGCCCGCGAGATGACGGCGAAGGCCGGGCAGAAATGCACCGCCATCCGCCGCGTCATCGCTCCGCGCGCCCATTGCGATGCGCTCATCGCCGCGCTCGGCGAGCGGCTCGGCAAGGTCGCCCTCGGCAACCCCGCCGACGAGAGCGTCAAGATGGGACCGCTTGCAAGCCTCGGGCAGCGCGAGGAGGTGCGGGCTCGCCTCCGCGATCTCGCCGCCGATGCGGAGATCGTCGTCGGCGACCCCTCAAGCGCACTGGTTGTGTCGGGTGACCCGGAAGCGGGCGCCTTCCTCAATCCGGTTCTCCTCTATTGCGACAGGCCAGCCGCGGCCGGGGCGGTGCACGATGTCGAGGCGTTCGGTCCGGTCAGCACCGTCATGCCGTACGACACGGCGGACGAGGCGATCGAGCTCGTGAAGCGCGGCAAGGGCAGCCTCGTCACCTCCGTCTTCACCAACGACGCTCGCATTGCGGAGGAGCTGGTGCTCGGCATCGCGCCGTTCCACGGCCGCGTGATGATCGGTAATCGCCGGAGCGCGAAGTCTTCGACCGGGCACGGTTCGCCGCTGCCTGGGCTCGTCCATGGCGGGCCGGGTCGGGCCGGCGGCGGCGAAGAGCTTGGGGGGATGCGCGGCGTCAAGCATTATATGCAGCGCACCGCCGTCCAGGGTGCGCCATCGTTGCTTTCGGCGGTTACCGGCCGCTGGGTAGAGGGCGCCGAGGCGCGTGTCGACGGAGAACATCCGTTCCGCAAGTCGCTTGCCGAGCTTCGGATCGGTGACCAGTTGGTGACCGCGACCCGCACGGTGACGCTCGAAGATATCGAGCACTTTGCCAGTTTCACCGGCGATACCTTCTATGCCCACATGGACGAGGAAGCCGCACGCGCCAATCCGTTCTTCGACGGACGTGTCGCGCACGGCTATCTGATCGTCTCCTTCGCGGCCGGCCTCTTCGTCGACCCGGCACCAGGGCCGGTGCTGGCCAATTATGGCGTCGACAATCTGCGCTTACTGACGCCGGTCTATCCCGGCGACACGCTACAGGTCCGGCTCACCTGCAAGGAGATCAATCCGCGGATCAATGCCGAGCATGGCGAGGTGCGCTGGGACTGCCGCGTCACCAACCAGACGGGCGCGACCGTTGCCGGGTACGACGTGCTGACGATGGTGGCAAAGACGAGAGGCTGA
- the paaE gene encoding 1,2-phenylacetyl-CoA epoxidase subunit PaaE: MARFHPLQVTEVRRETRDAVVITLQPREEDRAAFDFTQGQYLTFRRRFDGEELRRSYSICAGKDEGVLKVGIKRVDGGCFSTWINEELKPGETLEAMPPMGAFFTPIEPEVAKHYLGFAGGSGITPILSIIKTTLAREPRAQFTLVYANRHVSSIMFREELEDLKNLHLGRFAALYVLESEAQDIDLFTGRIDAEKCEALFRSWIDLKSVDTVFICGPEPMMLAIAAALRAHGLRDEQIKFELFASSQPGLARRKVVSADSADRRATCEATVTLDGTTRNFSFPKEGQSLLEAALENRMDAPYACKAGVCSTCRAKVIEGEVEMETNHALEDYEVEQGYVLTCQCYPLSDRIVVSYDQ; this comes from the coding sequence ATGGCACGATTCCATCCTCTTCAAGTCACCGAGGTCCGGCGCGAAACCCGCGATGCCGTGGTCATCACGCTTCAGCCACGCGAGGAGGACCGGGCCGCTTTCGATTTCACGCAAGGGCAATATCTGACATTCCGCCGCCGGTTCGACGGTGAGGAACTGCGCCGCTCCTATTCGATCTGCGCCGGAAAGGACGAAGGCGTACTGAAGGTCGGCATCAAGCGGGTCGACGGCGGCTGCTTCTCCACCTGGATCAACGAGGAGCTCAAGCCGGGCGAGACACTGGAAGCGATGCCGCCGATGGGCGCCTTCTTCACGCCGATCGAGCCCGAGGTGGCAAAACACTATCTCGGCTTTGCCGGCGGCAGCGGCATCACGCCGATCCTGTCGATCATCAAGACGACGCTTGCGCGCGAGCCGCGGGCGCAGTTCACGCTGGTCTATGCCAACCGTCACGTTAGCTCGATCATGTTCCGCGAGGAGCTCGAAGACCTCAAGAACCTCCATCTCGGGCGCTTTGCGGCACTGTATGTCCTCGAAAGCGAAGCCCAGGATATCGACCTCTTCACCGGACGGATCGACGCGGAGAAATGCGAGGCGCTGTTCCGCAGCTGGATCGACCTCAAGTCGGTCGACACCGTCTTCATCTGCGGTCCGGAGCCGATGATGCTGGCGATCGCCGCGGCGCTTCGCGCGCACGGCCTTCGCGACGAGCAGATCAAGTTCGAGCTGTTCGCCTCCTCGCAGCCCGGCCTTGCGCGTCGCAAGGTGGTAAGCGCTGACAGTGCCGACAGGCGCGCAACGTGCGAGGCGACCGTCACCCTCGATGGCACGACGCGCAACTTCAGCTTTCCGAAAGAGGGGCAGAGCCTCCTCGAAGCGGCACTCGAAAACAGGATGGACGCGCCCTACGCCTGCAAGGCGGGCGTCTGTTCCACCTGCCGCGCCAAGGTGATCGAGGGCGAGGTGGAGATGGAGACCAACCATGCGCTTGAGGATTACGAGGTCGAACAGGGATATGTGCTGACCTGCCAGTGTTATCCGCTGAGCGACCGCATCGTCGTCAGCTACGACCAGTGA
- a CDS encoding 3-hydroxyacyl-CoA dehydrogenase NAD-binding domain-containing protein has product MTVSIEQIGEVAVVTVDNPPVNALSQAVRQGLLDAVEALDADPFVKAVVLTCAGRTFIAGADVGEFGKPPTPPHLPDLVARIERAKKPWVAAIHGSALGGGFEVALGCRFRVATASASVGLPEVRLGLVPGAGGTVRLPRLAGVETAVDMVTAGAPIGARTACEAGLVDTVIEDDLVAGAVTFARTVLDRPLPDALRDRSVAASSAGFWDAAAGSVAARAKREEAPLRALACVRRAAEADFETAIAFERETFLALRGSAQAAALRHVFFAERAATRPPELAGVIPRTIGSAAVIGGGTMGAGIAAALRDAGLPVVLVERDDGAVERGLANLRAIFDGAAKRGRMSADAAAERMAGVIGTTDYAALADIDLVVEAVFEDLDVKREVFRRLAAACRAEAVLATNTSYLDPERIAEGISRPDRFLGLHFFSPAQVMKLLEIVPTKATSPDVIAAGFALARILNKIPVRAGICDGFIGNRILKVTRVQAERLLLSGATPAAVDAAMRAFGLPMGPFEAQDLGGLDIAAFQRKAARARGEKSFAPIADRLCAARRFGQKSGGGWYDYEPGDRTPRPSDVVAAIIAEEAKSWLRRDWHDDSIVDCILWPMVNEGARILADGTALRVSDIDLVKIHGYGFPRWRGGPMHYAQAYGLDKVVDALDALASEGLADPPCDLLIAAARHGGFADPSR; this is encoded by the coding sequence ATGACCGTCAGCATCGAACAGATTGGCGAGGTCGCCGTCGTCACCGTCGACAATCCGCCCGTCAATGCGCTGTCGCAGGCCGTGCGCCAGGGGCTTCTCGACGCGGTCGAGGCGCTCGACGCTGATCCCTTCGTGAAGGCGGTGGTGCTGACATGCGCCGGGCGCACCTTCATCGCCGGGGCCGATGTAGGCGAATTCGGCAAGCCGCCGACGCCGCCGCATCTGCCCGATCTCGTCGCGCGGATCGAACGGGCGAAAAAGCCCTGGGTGGCGGCGATCCATGGCAGCGCGCTCGGTGGCGGTTTCGAAGTGGCGCTCGGCTGCCGCTTTCGCGTCGCCACTGCCTCGGCAAGCGTCGGGCTGCCGGAGGTCCGCCTCGGCCTCGTGCCGGGCGCCGGCGGAACGGTCCGGCTGCCGCGGCTCGCCGGTGTCGAGACGGCGGTCGACATGGTCACGGCCGGAGCGCCGATCGGCGCGCGCACGGCTTGTGAGGCTGGATTGGTCGACACAGTGATCGAGGACGATCTCGTCGCCGGCGCCGTCACCTTCGCACGCACCGTTCTCGATCGGCCACTGCCGGACGCGCTCCGCGATCGCTCCGTCGCGGCATCATCCGCAGGCTTCTGGGATGCGGCGGCAGGTTCCGTCGCTGCCCGTGCGAAGCGGGAAGAGGCGCCGCTCAGGGCACTTGCCTGCGTACGCCGCGCTGCCGAGGCGGATTTCGAAACGGCGATCGCCTTCGAGCGCGAAACCTTCCTGGCGCTGCGCGGCTCGGCGCAAGCCGCCGCCCTTCGCCATGTGTTCTTCGCCGAGCGGGCGGCGACGCGTCCGCCGGAACTGGCCGGTGTCATACCGCGGACGATCGGTTCGGCGGCGGTGATCGGCGGCGGCACCATGGGCGCCGGCATTGCCGCGGCGCTCAGGGATGCCGGCCTGCCGGTCGTCCTGGTCGAGCGCGATGATGGCGCGGTCGAACGCGGACTGGCCAATCTGCGTGCGATCTTCGACGGTGCGGCAAAGCGGGGCCGCATGTCCGCTGATGCGGCCGCCGAGCGAATGGCGGGCGTCATCGGCACGACGGACTACGCGGCGCTCGCCGACATCGATCTGGTCGTCGAGGCCGTGTTCGAGGACCTGGATGTGAAGCGGGAGGTCTTTCGACGCCTCGCCGCCGCTTGCCGTGCTGAGGCCGTGCTGGCGACGAACACCTCTTACCTTGATCCGGAGCGGATCGCGGAGGGCATCAGCCGGCCGGACCGCTTCCTCGGCCTGCATTTCTTCAGCCCGGCGCAGGTGATGAAGCTGTTGGAAATCGTGCCGACGAAGGCGACCTCGCCTGACGTGATCGCGGCCGGCTTCGCGCTGGCGCGCATCCTGAACAAGATTCCGGTGCGTGCCGGGATTTGCGACGGTTTCATCGGCAACCGGATCCTCAAGGTGACGCGGGTTCAGGCCGAGCGGCTGCTGCTCTCGGGCGCCACGCCTGCGGCGGTCGATGCCGCCATGCGCGCCTTCGGCCTGCCGATGGGACCATTCGAGGCGCAGGACCTCGGCGGCCTCGACATCGCGGCGTTCCAGCGAAAGGCGGCGCGCGCGCGCGGCGAGAAGTCCTTCGCGCCGATCGCCGACCGGCTCTGCGCTGCCCGGCGCTTCGGGCAGAAGAGCGGCGGTGGCTGGTATGACTACGAGCCCGGCGACCGGACGCCGCGGCCTTCGGATGTGGTCGCGGCGATCATTGCCGAAGAGGCGAAGAGCTGGCTGCGGCGGGACTGGCACGACGACTCCATCGTCGACTGCATCCTTTGGCCGATGGTCAACGAGGGGGCAAGAATCCTCGCGGACGGCACGGCGCTGCGGGTGTCCGATATCGACCTCGTCAAAATCCACGGCTACGGCTTTCCGCGCTGGCGCGGCGGTCCGATGCATTATGCGCAGGCATACGGCCTGGACAAGGTCGTCGACGCGCTGGACGCGCTTGCGAGCGAGGGGCTGGCCGATCCACCTTGCGACCTCCTGATTGCGGCCGCACGGCACGGCGGCTTCGCCGATCCTTCCCGCTGA
- a CDS encoding LacI family DNA-binding transcriptional regulator produces the protein MKKRPTIADLAEASGVSISTVNRILGGSGSVRADTIERVQNAAEEIGFYGLGVIEDRKRRALPSYRFGFLLQQSTRELYRLFGAKIIEAAARRQHEKIEPLVDFVDLLEPQNIADRLEVLGRRSDAVAIIAGDHPLISQTIHSLSLRGKPVVAYVTDQSAPDRAGYVGTDNWKLGRTAAWFLAQTTCTPGRVAVFIGNHRYQCQDISDASFRSYMREHAPHLKVDDSRPTHEEPQEAYRIVTELLSGLDDLRGIYIAGGGISGVLRALREAPEEKRKKVRIVCRDIGPETRKGLTEGLITAALCHPLDQTSDELIATMVASLEHRNSTTILQRVVPFEIITPESV, from the coding sequence ATGAAGAAGCGACCAACCATTGCCGATCTCGCCGAGGCGTCGGGCGTCAGCATTTCGACGGTCAACCGGATCCTCGGCGGTTCGGGCTCAGTGCGCGCGGACACGATCGAGAGGGTGCAGAACGCGGCGGAAGAGATCGGATTTTACGGGCTCGGCGTGATCGAGGACCGTAAGAGGCGCGCGCTGCCGAGCTATCGCTTCGGTTTCCTCCTTCAGCAGTCGACTCGCGAACTGTACCGGCTGTTCGGCGCGAAGATCATCGAGGCGGCCGCGAGACGGCAGCATGAGAAGATCGAGCCCCTGGTGGATTTCGTCGATCTCCTCGAGCCCCAGAATATCGCCGATCGCCTGGAAGTGCTCGGCAGGCGGAGCGACGCGGTTGCCATCATCGCCGGCGATCATCCTCTGATAAGCCAGACGATCCATTCCCTCAGCCTCCGCGGCAAACCCGTCGTTGCCTATGTCACGGATCAATCCGCACCGGATAGAGCGGGCTATGTCGGAACAGACAACTGGAAGCTTGGCCGGACCGCAGCATGGTTTCTCGCCCAGACGACCTGTACTCCCGGCCGCGTGGCGGTCTTCATCGGAAATCACCGCTATCAGTGTCAGGACATTTCAGATGCAAGCTTCCGGTCCTACATGCGGGAGCACGCGCCGCATCTGAAGGTGGACGACAGCCGTCCGACGCACGAGGAGCCGCAGGAAGCCTACCGGATCGTGACCGAACTGCTCTCGGGACTGGATGATCTCAGAGGCATCTATATCGCGGGAGGGGGCATCTCGGGCGTTCTGCGCGCGCTGCGCGAGGCTCCGGAGGAAAAGCGAAAAAAGGTCAGGATCGTCTGTCGTGACATTGGTCCGGAGACCCGTAAGGGATTGACCGAGGGGCTGATCACGGCGGCTCTCTGTCATCCCCTTGACCAAACCTCGGACGAATTGATTGCAACGATGGTCGCCTCGTTGGAACACCGCAATAGCACCACGATCCTGCAACGCGTCGTTCCCTTCGAGATCATCACTCCGGAGAGCGTATAG
- the paaK gene encoding phenylacetate--CoA ligase PaaK produces MEDLSPRPGDLEPIETASRDEIASLQLERMKWSLNHAYENSPFYRARLDDAGVHPSDLKTLADLSKFPFTTKQDLRDTYPFGMFAVPRAKICRIHASSGTTGKPTVVGYTLKDVDTWATVVARSIRASGARPGDIVHVSYGYGLFTGGLGAHYGAERLGCTVVPISGGMTERQVTLIADFKPRIIMVTPSYMLSILDEFRRQGKDPRDSSLAVGIFGAEPWTNAMRDEIQDAFDMHAVDIYGLSEVIGPGVANECVETKDGLHVWEDHFYPEIIDPETGSVLPDGEMGELVFTTLTKEGLPMIRYRTRDLTRLLPGTARSMRRVEKITGRSDDMMILRGVNVFPTQIEEQILKCGGLAPHFQIELTRSGRSDDMTVHVECTLEAADEAARAGSARELAHHIKSVVGVSTTITVHDPGGVARSEGKAKRVVDNRPKE; encoded by the coding sequence ATGGAAGACCTTTCGCCCCGCCCCGGCGATCTCGAGCCAATCGAAACCGCGTCGCGCGACGAGATCGCCTCGCTCCAGCTGGAGCGCATGAAGTGGTCGCTCAACCATGCCTATGAGAACTCGCCCTTCTACCGCGCCCGGCTCGATGACGCCGGCGTGCATCCGTCCGACCTGAAGACGCTCGCCGACCTTTCGAAATTTCCGTTCACCACCAAGCAGGATCTGCGCGACACCTATCCCTTCGGCATGTTTGCCGTGCCGCGCGCGAAGATCTGCCGCATTCACGCCTCGTCGGGGACGACCGGCAAGCCGACCGTCGTCGGCTATACGCTGAAGGATGTCGATACCTGGGCGACGGTCGTCGCCCGCTCCATTCGCGCCTCCGGCGCCAGGCCGGGCGACATCGTCCACGTTTCCTATGGCTACGGACTCTTCACCGGCGGGCTTGGCGCCCATTACGGCGCCGAAAGGCTCGGCTGCACCGTCGTGCCGATCTCCGGCGGCATGACCGAGCGGCAGGTGACGCTGATCGCCGACTTCAAGCCGCGCATCATCATGGTGACGCCCTCCTACATGCTCTCCATCCTCGACGAGTTCCGTCGCCAGGGGAAGGACCCGCGCGACAGCTCGCTGGCCGTCGGCATCTTCGGCGCCGAGCCCTGGACCAACGCCATGCGCGACGAGATCCAGGACGCCTTCGACATGCATGCCGTCGACATCTACGGTCTTTCGGAGGTGATCGGGCCGGGCGTCGCCAATGAATGCGTCGAAACGAAGGACGGGCTGCATGTCTGGGAGGATCACTTCTATCCGGAAATCATCGATCCGGAGACCGGCTCCGTTCTGCCCGACGGCGAGATGGGCGAACTGGTCTTTACCACCCTCACCAAGGAGGGCCTGCCGATGATCCGCTACCGCACCCGCGACCTGACGCGGCTTCTGCCCGGTACGGCGCGGTCGATGCGCCGCGTCGAGAAGATAACCGGCCGCTCGGACGACATGATGATCCTGCGCGGCGTCAACGTCTTCCCCACCCAGATCGAGGAGCAGATCCTCAAATGCGGCGGCCTGGCGCCGCATTTCCAGATCGAGCTAACGCGGTCGGGTCGCTCGGACGACATGACCGTCCATGTCGAATGCACGCTGGAAGCCGCCGATGAAGCGGCCCGAGCCGGGTCGGCAAGGGAGCTCGCCCACCATATCAAGAGCGTCGTCGGCGTCAGCACGACGATCACGGTCCATGATCCGGGCGGCGTTGCCCGCTCGGAGGGCAAGGCGAAACGCGTGGTCGACAACCGGCCGAAGGAATGA
- a CDS encoding Phenylacetic acid catabolic protein has protein sequence MFDTMPIEDYLAQGGVLTSPDNVPPRYRGELLRLMASFVDSELAGSAGFADVINDAPGIKERIAAARIVLEKADHAGRVLEIMGSFGADTARYAVHHPWAARLPRDADIGAERRGGDMRLSVLHYPLQGWVDAVVMNVLMGRAVAIQLGELARVSYQPLAEVFRAILPREARHAELGVEGLLRIAASEEGRRAAREAVSYWRPRVTASFGLAGSARYETLARLGLRHTPNETLLAEWQAAIDAELAALKLN, from the coding sequence ATGTTCGACACGATGCCGATCGAGGACTACCTCGCCCAGGGCGGCGTGCTTACCTCGCCGGACAATGTGCCGCCCCGCTATCGCGGCGAGCTGTTGCGGCTGATGGCGAGCTTCGTCGACAGCGAACTCGCCGGTTCGGCCGGCTTTGCCGATGTCATCAACGATGCCCCGGGGATCAAGGAACGCATCGCGGCGGCGCGGATTGTGTTGGAGAAAGCCGATCACGCCGGAAGGGTGCTCGAGATCATGGGCAGTTTCGGAGCCGATACGGCCCGCTATGCGGTCCACCATCCCTGGGCCGCCAGGCTTCCCCGCGATGCCGATATCGGCGCGGAGCGCCGGGGCGGCGATATGCGGCTTTCAGTGCTGCACTACCCGCTCCAAGGTTGGGTCGACGCGGTCGTCATGAACGTGCTGATGGGCAGGGCGGTCGCCATCCAGCTTGGCGAACTGGCGCGCGTCTCCTACCAGCCGCTCGCCGAAGTGTTCCGGGCGATCCTGCCGCGCGAGGCGCGCCACGCCGAGCTCGGGGTCGAGGGACTGCTGCGCATCGCCGCGTCGGAGGAGGGGCGGCGCGCGGCGCGGGAAGCGGTTTCCTATTGGCGGCCGCGGGTGACGGCGAGTTTCGGACTTGCCGGCTCGGCGCGCTACGAGACGCTCGCCCGTCTCGGTCTCCGCCACACGCCCAATGAGACTTTGCTCGCCGAATGGCAGGCGGCGATCGACGCTGAGCTTGCCGCACTGAAATTGAACTGA
- the paaG gene encoding 2-(1,2-epoxy-1,2-dihydrophenyl)acetyl-CoA isomerase PaaG produces MSESETVLSALEDGVLRLTLNRPDKLNAFNEAMHVALRAGFERAHSDDHVRAVLLTGAGRGFSAGQDLGDRDPRKGGTPDLGQTIETFYNPLLRLIRNLEKPVVCAVNGVAAGAGANIAFACDITLAARSARFIQAFAKIGLVPDSGGTWSLSRLIGEARAKALALTAEPLDAETAASWGLIWRAIDDAALLDEATALAARLAAGPTKGIGLTKRAIQAAANNAFDEQLDLERDLQREAGRSADYAEGVAAFLEKRKPEFKGR; encoded by the coding sequence ATGTCCGAATCCGAGACCGTTCTGTCGGCGCTTGAAGACGGCGTACTGCGCCTGACGCTCAACCGCCCCGACAAGCTGAACGCCTTCAACGAGGCCATGCATGTCGCGCTGCGCGCCGGCTTCGAACGCGCCCATTCGGACGATCACGTGCGTGCCGTTCTCCTGACGGGGGCGGGGCGCGGTTTCTCTGCCGGCCAGGACCTCGGCGATCGCGATCCGCGCAAGGGTGGCACGCCAGACCTCGGCCAGACGATCGAGACCTTCTACAATCCGCTTCTACGGCTGATCCGCAACCTGGAAAAGCCGGTCGTCTGCGCCGTCAACGGCGTTGCCGCCGGCGCCGGCGCCAACATCGCCTTCGCCTGCGACATCACGCTTGCGGCCCGTTCGGCCCGTTTCATCCAGGCCTTCGCGAAGATCGGCCTGGTGCCCGATTCCGGCGGAACCTGGAGCCTGTCGCGGCTCATCGGCGAAGCCCGTGCCAAGGCATTGGCGCTGACGGCGGAACCGCTCGACGCGGAGACGGCGGCAAGCTGGGGCCTGATCTGGCGCGCCATCGACGATGCTGCGCTGTTGGACGAGGCAACCGCGCTTGCTGCGCGCCTCGCCGCCGGGCCGACCAAGGGGATCGGGCTGACCAAGCGCGCGATCCAGGCGGCCGCTAACAACGCTTTCGACGAACAGCTCGACCTCGAGCGCGACCTGCAGCGCGAAGCCGGCCGCAGCGCCGACTATGCCGAGGGCGTGGCGGCCTTCCTGGAGAAGCGCAAACCGGAGTTCAAGGGCCGATGA
- the paaI gene encoding hydroxyphenylacetyl-CoA thioesterase PaaI: MMDSARLTADELADACARVMWDDDQASQRLGMTLDRIAPGEATLSMAIAPEMTNGHGTCHGGYIFTLADSAFAFACNSYNQRAVAQHCSITYIAPAFEGDRLTAAAREISRRGRGGIYDIRITNQRGEPIAEFRGHSRTVKGNHVPQAEEAPQSDID; this comes from the coding sequence ATGATGGACTCGGCAAGATTGACCGCCGATGAACTGGCCGATGCCTGCGCCCGAGTCATGTGGGACGACGACCAGGCCTCCCAGCGGCTTGGCATGACGCTTGATCGGATCGCCCCGGGCGAGGCGACGCTGTCGATGGCGATCGCACCGGAGATGACCAACGGCCACGGCACCTGCCATGGCGGCTACATCTTTACGCTTGCCGATTCCGCCTTTGCCTTCGCCTGCAACAGCTACAACCAACGCGCCGTCGCCCAGCATTGCTCGATCACCTACATCGCCCCGGCCTTCGAGGGTGACCGGCTGACGGCGGCCGCCCGCGAGATCTCGCGGCGCGGCCGGGGCGGCATCTACGATATCCGCATCACCAATCAGCGCGGCGAACCTATCGCCGAGTTCCGCGGCCATTCGCGCACCGTCAAGGGCAACCACGTGCCGCAGGCGGAGGAGGCCCCGCAGTCAGACATCGATTGA
- a CDS encoding TetR/AcrR family transcriptional regulator yields the protein MARTRAIDFEEKQRGILASAAAVFAEMGMEKASMAQIAAHSNVSKALLYHYYPSKDALIFDIIRSHLTELDAEIEAVDRPELAPGERLRLLVRQVLENYRDADDQHKVQLNGTSALSAEQMAEIHAIERRIVKRFSTVISAINPDLNKDRPLLMPVTMSLFGMMNWVYMWFRPDGPISRDDYADVATTLILEGIKAVR from the coding sequence ATGGCACGAACGCGCGCAATCGATTTTGAGGAAAAACAGCGTGGCATTCTGGCGAGCGCCGCGGCAGTCTTCGCCGAGATGGGCATGGAAAAGGCCTCGATGGCGCAGATCGCCGCGCACAGCAATGTCTCCAAGGCTCTCCTCTATCATTACTATCCAAGCAAGGACGCTCTGATCTTCGACATCATCCGCTCCCATCTGACCGAACTCGACGCCGAAATCGAAGCCGTTGACCGACCGGAGCTTGCTCCCGGGGAGCGGTTGCGCCTGCTTGTCCGTCAGGTGCTCGAAAACTATCGCGATGCCGACGACCAGCACAAGGTCCAGTTGAACGGCACGAGCGCTCTCTCGGCCGAGCAGATGGCCGAGATCCACGCCATCGAGCGGCGCATCGTCAAGCGCTTCTCGACCGTGATCAGCGCCATCAACCCTGACCTCAACAAGGACCGGCCGCTGCTGATGCCGGTTACCATGTCGCTCTTCGGAATGATGAACTGGGTCTATATGTGGTTCCGGCCAGACGGCCCTATCAGCCGCGACGACTATGCCGATGTTGCCACGACGTTGATTCTTGAAGGTATCAAGGCGGTGCGCTGA